A window of the Bufo gargarizans isolate SCDJY-AF-19 chromosome 1, ASM1485885v1, whole genome shotgun sequence genome harbors these coding sequences:
- the ENKD1 gene encoding enkurin domain-containing protein 1 — protein MCEGASRISGPIPPDPTLFPDYYRRPASARGRLEGTDVKLDFLSGPLNPDPTLYPACYSARPASPIPRVRPNARGILERGQSGTVGVLLKLEGISLHTASPPPKKNKDHGKENVQRMREIQKRCKEKEMEKVQGAPKPIKALWKSPKYEQVESKVKAKLQEQPSPPRAVQANFLKSHTRCGTGLQPKRCLSPAPSRPTTASHEMQIQGSSIDFIAHNARNVKKTQMRRSRSLLNLNEVLQEKQQQQQEYDSKQKGHVPQYLLDLKEQWRKEQEKRKKQAPDPSLPPGHTMMPEPERQETLNKIKQTQDQLLKELLMLPVRADNFSIQNRRTELEKKLSEIEEAIKVFSRPKVFIKIDS, from the coding sequence GGCGCATCCAGAATATCCGGGCCGATCCCCCCCGACCCCACTCTGTTCCCTGATTACTACAGAAGGCCGGCCTCAGCTCGGGGTCGGCTGGAGGGGACTGATGTCAAGCTGGACTTTCTGTCAGGACCCTTGAATCCAGATCCCACCTTATATCCAGCTTGTTACAGTGCCAGGCCCGCCAGCCCCATACCCAGAGTACGCCCCAATGCCAGGGGCATCTTGGAAAGGGGgcagagtggcacagtgggtGTTCTCCTGAAGCTGGAGGGTATCTCTCTCCATACAGCAtcgccccctcccaaaaaaaacaaagaccatggtAAAGAGAATGTGCAGCGGATGAGGGAGATCCAGAAGCGGTGTAAAGAGAAGGAGATGGAGAAGGTACAGGGGGCTCCTAAACCCATCAAAGCTTTATGGAAGTCGCCCAAATACGAACAGGTGGAGTCCAAGGTGAAAGCCAAACTGCAGGAGCAGCCATCCCCTCCCAGGGCGGTACAGGCAAACTTCCTAAAGTCTCATACCCGGTGTGGCACGGGGTTACAGCCTAAGAGGTGCCTTTCACCAGCGCCCAGTAGGCCCACCACTGCCAGCCATGAGATGCAGATCCAGGGTTCCAGCATTGACTTCATAGCCCACAATGCAAGAAATGTGAAGAAGACCCAGATGAGGCGATCCCGCTCCTTGCTAAACCTAAACGAGGTCCTGCAGGagaagcagcaacagcagcaggagtaTGACTCCAAGCAGAAGGGACATGTCCCTCAGTACCTCCTGGACCTTAAAGAGCAGTGGAGGAAAGAGCAAGAGAAACGTAAGAAGCAGGCTCCCGACCCATCGCTCCCACCGGGACACACCATGATGCCAGAACCTGAACGTCAGGAGACGCTCAATAAAATCAAGCAGACCCAGGACCAGCTGCTGAAGGAGCTACTGATGCTTCCAGTCCGAGCAGACAACTTCAGCATCCAGAACCGACGCACTGAGCTGGAGAAGAAGCTGTCCGAGATTGAGGAAGCCATTAAAGTATTTTCTCGCCCAAAGGTCTTCATTAAGATAGACTCGTAA